GTCAACGAGGTTTGCTTCACTATCCAACCGGGAGAATTGGTCGGATTTCTAGGGCCAAACGGGGCCGGCAAAACAACCACACTTAAGATGCTCTCCGGTTTGCTTTATCCCACCAGCGGCTCAGCCCGGGTATTGGGTTACGTGCCTTGGGAACGCGACGATGGGTACCGGCGCCAGTTTGCCCTTCTGCTGGGGCAAAAAAACCAGCTTTGGTGGGACCTGCCCGCCCGCGAATCGTTCGAACTGAACGCTCAGATTTACGGGATTGCGCGCCACACGATGGAAAGCCGCGTAGCGGAGATGAGCCAGTTGCTTTCGGTGAGCGACAAGCTGAACGTGAGCGTGCGCGAGCTGTCGCTCGGTGAGCGAACGAAAATGGAACTGATAGCCTCGCTGCTGCACCAGCCCAAAGTTCTTTTCCTGGATGAGCCGACGATCGGATTGGACGTCATTTCACAGAAAACGGTGCGCGAGTTCCTAAGAGAACACAATGCCACCAAAAAAACCACTATCCTGCTCACCAGCCATTATATGGCTGATATTCAGGAATTGTGTGATCGGGTGATCATTATCGACCATGGCGCCATCTTCTTCGATGGCCGGCTTGCCACGGTGGTGGACCGCTTTGCAGATTCCAAGCTGGTCACCATCCGGTGCGCGGGGCCAGCCGACTGTTTGGCCCAAGACCTGGCAAAATACGGCGAGGTCCTCGAACGCAATCCCGGCGCCATCCAACTCAAGGTCAAGCGCGAGCGGGTCATAGCGGTTTGCAAGGCCTTGTTGGATGAATTGCCCATCACTGATATTGATATTCAGGAGGTCCCGATCGAGGAGGTTATCCGGCGCATTTTCGCCGGACACGCCGGCCTGAGGCTCGATGCGGCATTAAAGGGCCCAGAGGCGCGGTGAATCCCGACTCGATCTGATTTGCCGAAACCCCTTGCCTTTAGGGACTTTTTGGGCACATCTTTACGGCTAAAAAATGGGTTTGCCTACTGAGCCAGTTACTTTAACCGCAGGACAGCTCGAGG
This Verrucomicrobiia bacterium DNA region includes the following protein-coding sequences:
- a CDS encoding ATP-binding cassette domain-containing protein, yielding MPAIEVKGLTKAFRTYKKQPGFSGAVKGLFRRTYEQTLAVNEVCFTIQPGELVGFLGPNGAGKTTTLKMLSGLLYPTSGSARVLGYVPWERDDGYRRQFALLLGQKNQLWWDLPARESFELNAQIYGIARHTMESRVAEMSQLLSVSDKLNVSVRELSLGERTKMELIASLLHQPKVLFLDEPTIGLDVISQKTVREFLREHNATKKTTILLTSHYMADIQELCDRVIIIDHGAIFFDGRLATVVDRFADSKLVTIRCAGPADCLAQDLAKYGEVLERNPGAIQLKVKRERVIAVCKALLDELPITDIDIQEVPIEEVIRRIFAGHAGLRLDAALKGPEAR